Within Bacillus sp. E(2018), the genomic segment AATTGATATTTGTCTACATTTTTAAGTCCTGGCACACTAAAATACGCCTCAAGCGATCCTGATAGTTGAACTTTTTTCCCTAAATTCTCAGGATGATCGACCAGATTCAATTCACTTCTAAGAGAAGTATTAGGCAACTGAACAGTCAAAATCTTCGTTTTATCTGTTTCGCTTGGCGAATCGGCAAGAGCTAAGTTTGTATTCGCAGTAAATGGCCCTTCATGTGTGAATGAGATAGAAGACCCACTGCCTCCTTTAACAGTTCCTACGATATACCCCTCAACCTTTTGTATTGATTTATCCTGCTTAACTAATGCTTCGCTAACCGTTAGAACGTCAGCTGCAGAAGCTGTCTGTTGCAGTGGCAAAACCATGCTAAGCACCATTACTAGCATGATACTTATATTTGTAAGCCTTTTCGTCATTTTCATGAACATATCGTTCCACCTGCCTCACTAATAGTATGTAAAACATGTAAATCCATGAAAAATATAACACAATTCTGTCGATTCAATTGTTAGTTTTATATTAAAACAGTTAGAAAGACTTACAAAGAATTTACATTATAGGACTCTGGTATGATTTCTAGCAAAAGAAAAGACACTTTCATCTGATCAAATATTGATCAAGAGAAACTGTCAGTTTGTTCTATGAACGTTTAAATCTAGCGTAACTTGCTCAGCAATTAATTCAGGGTTGTTTTCTTGGAGTATTGAAAGAAGCTTGTCCTTTCCTGCTGAACTGTCCAGCCATCTTTCTCCCACATCCGGCTCTAACATTACTGGCATACGGTGATGATATTTTTCCATAGAAGAGTTGGACGCTTTCGTTAGAATAGAACACGTTATTCTTTCTTCTGACTGTCCATTGATTTCACCTTTCCACCTTGACCAAATGCCTGCAAATGCAAACGGCCTTTTATCTTTCAATGTAAATTGCAGCGGCTGCTTTTTCGTGCTGCCGTCCTCTAAAATCCATTCGTAGAAGCCGCTCGCAGGAATCAAGCATCTTTTTTGAAGAAAAGAGCCTTTAAAGCTAGGCTTTTCAGAAACGGTCTCGCTTCTGGCATTCATTAATTTATTTCCTATTTTCGGATCCTTCGCCCAACTTGGAACAAGTCCCCATTTCATATATCCAGCTCTATTTCCAGAGCTAGCTTTTATCACAGAAAGAACTTTTTGACTAGGAGCAATGTTGAAGCGTTGGTCATAATCAAACTCATTTACTAAGTTAAAGGCATCAATGATCACATCTTTTTCATAATAAAGCATATACCGTCCACACAAAATATATCACCTCGACTCAACTTATGGATAAGGACGTCAATCGTGCAAAAACTAAAACAGGAGGTGAACACGATTGAGAAATCCTGTTACTATTTATATGATTCTGCTATTTTGCATGTTCTCTTTACTCATTATCATTGATTGGTTCTTAGGAATAGCACCAGCAACGGTTATAAAAAAATCATTTATGTCTTTCTTTCACTATGTGGATAAAGTCGAATATTTCTTAGTCATTACTTTAATCCTTTTACCTTTTATGACATTTATTCTGTCGATGTGGATGGAGAAGAAGCAAAAGACTTAAGTTTCTTTCTTCTCAATAAGAATACAATAATGAACAGACTCGGTAAAACAACTTGAAACGGAATATGGATAAAATGTGGAACGATTCTTAAACCCTCTGTAATATGTTCTACATAATTTGCAGCTATAACAATAGATGACAAGATCAAAACGATACCAATCGGGCCAATGAGCTTTTTTTCTTCTTTTACTCCAAAGATGTCTTGTGTTGCTTTAACAGCCACATAAAATAAAACAGAGATCTTGAAGAACCCGCCAATAATAAGAGTGAACACTACTAATGCATCCAGCCTTTGAATAAATTCCCCTAAGTTAATCTTCGCAATGGCAGCAAGCAATGGGAAGTAGACATGAGTAGCAACATGCCCTCCTAAAATCGCAATGTCCATCGCGACCGTTATACTTAAGATCATACCACTCAGCATTATGGCAAATAGACCAACTGTAAGTGCTTTACCTTTCTTTGATGTTTTCAGATAAGGAAAAAGCATCGTAAAGACCACCATCTCTCCAAAAGGAAAAGTCGGGGTTACAGGGAATGCTGCTTTCAAGACTGGTAATAATCCTTGACCTAAGACGGGAAGAAGATAATTATATTTCATCAAGTCTGCTGATAAGACGAGAACAGCAAGAATGATTCCTAGTAAAACGACTAATGAAAAAATAATCTCCCCTGTTCTCACCAGAACTTCAAATCCTAATTTTAGTACATAAACAATCGTAGCAATCATTAGCGTATTTACGACAATAATAGGAGTTTGGACAAAAACAGCGGAAAGCAAAAGGCTTCCAAAGTCACGTAAAACTCGAGCAGCTAAGTACATGAAGTACATGAGATATAGAAAACCCAATAGCTTTCCTATAGATTTACCGAACAAAATCTGCACATATTGAGTTAAAGAAAGTTCGGGAAACTGTTTATAAAGGTAAAAGTAACCTAGAAAAAGAACCATACCGCACAGCATCCCTATTAGTATCGCGATCCATGCATCTCTGCCAGCGTCCATCCCTAGACCAACAAGGATCGCACTTCCAAGTTCAAATAAAACGATGATGATAAAGTATTGTTGGATATCGATCTTGATGGTCTTCATTATGGAGCCTCCCTCTTATTCTTTTCTTCAAATAGAAATGGTGAAGTTCGAATACCTGATCTTCTAATACGAGAATCGACATTCACTTTCACTTTTAGTTTTGGGAAGATTTCTTTGTAGTTTTGTTTGTAATCATTGCGCCATTTTCTTGGATTCTCGCGATACAACAATTCGCCAAATCCAAGAACATCGCTGTTAAAACCTTGTGATGCTGTAATCGTACTTTGAATTTCTTTTTCAATGACTTTATTTAACTTACCTTCTATATTAAGAATTTCAGAAGGTTTTTCTAAGTTCACTGCGCAGTTTGCTTCTGCAATATTCGCCTCAGGAAACACATCAAGTGTTATAGTCGGTATATTGTGCTTTGTATCTGCTGACAATTCAGTATTTGAACGAACAATTTCGATAGAATAACCGTTTTCATTACCCCTACAAGGAACTGTGATCGCTGAACTAAAAAGCTTTCCCTTTATCCACAGAACACCTCTCGCTTCAGGACCATCCAACCATCCCTGCAGCTTGCCATCTCTAAATACCCCCATACCTGATAACTGTACTCTTGCAGGGTCGCCTACTTCATAATTTTGTGCTGTCATTGCCAACTTTTTGTCACCATTAATCTTAATGCCATTGATTATCGGTTCTCCGCCTTCATCGATAATAGATTGAAGGACTTCATTAATATCCTGCTGCATATTTTCTCCCCAATTTTTCTCTGAGATCTTTAAAATTGTTGCTACTTCATCAGAAGTAACTTTATCGATGGCCGTAAACGTTCTTAATAATTTGGATGGTGTAGTATCTCTCGCTACTACAACCTGAATGGTCGAACGGACTTCAGGATCACGTGAGATCATATCGACTGCTTGATAGATACTGTCTTTTGCCATTTTTTCACTAAAAACCAGCATCCTCGCATGCGCAAAAAACAACCGTCTTGATGTTTGTTTACTTGCTTTTCTCGTCGCTTCCATCAAGTTTCTTCCTGTTGTCTCATAGACGGTAAAAACAGGCTGTTTCCCTCCACCAGCTCCGGTTATACCTGGTGCTACTTCTGTAGGATTGACCACTTGATAGGTTACAATCAGATTTCCTTTTTTATCCACATTAATTCCAATTCCCATTACAATTGAAAGCTCATCAAGTTCATTTTGATCCCAGCAACCTGTTAGAAAAAGAAGGCAAAGTGAAAGTGGAAGACAACTTTTTAAAAGTCTCAACGTGTTGTTTCCTCCTCACGTTTCTTCTTAACAGAATAAGGCTGTGTACGAGTTTGGTTTTGTTTCGAAAGCTTTTCGGGTCTTTTAAACAAATTGGTAATAGGAAATCGAAACAAACTATCCTTTAAATCCTGTGTCTGAATCGGTGCAAAAGGACTCAAATATGGATAACCAAAAGATCTTAGGCTTGTTAAATGTGCGATGATCACAATTAAAGCAAGTGTAAGTCCATAAAAGCCAAAAACAGATGAGATCAACATTAATGGAAACCGTAATAATCGTGCGGATGTGGCAACAGCGAACGACGGAATCGCAAAGCTGGCTACAGCTGTGATTCCTACAACGATGACCATGGCGGGAGAAACAAGTCCTGCTTGAACTGCTGCCTGTCCCAAAACAAGTGCTCCCACTATCGAAACAGCAACTCCTACGGCACGGGGCATCCTAATGCCTGCTTCTCGTAAAATTTCAAAAGTAATCTCCATTATTAACGCTTCTGCAATCGCTGGAAACGGAACTCCTTCACGTTGCGCAGCTATACCAAATAATAAAGTTGTAGGTATCATGGCTTGATGAAAAGTGGTGAGTGCAATATAAATGGATGGAGCGATCAAGGAAATAATAAAAACTGAAAATCTTAATAAGCGAAGAAATGTACTGATGTCATATCTCATATAATAGTCTTCTGATGATTGAAAGAATTGTATAAATTGTGCAGGGGCGATCAGTACAAATGGTGTTCCATTAATAATAATGCCCACACGGCCTTCAAGAAGATTTCCAATCACTACATCTGGTCGTTCTGTATTTAAAAATTGAGGAAACACCGTTACGGTCTCATCCTGGATGAACTCTTCAAGTTGACCGGATTCTAGCAGGCCATCTGTCTTCACTTCTTCTATTCTTTCTTTTATTTCCTTGACCAATAACGGATTTGCAATATTCTCTAGATAAACGATCGCAACGTCGGTATGGGTGACCTCTCCTATTTTATATTTTTCGATTCTAATATCTTTGGATCGGACCCTACGTCTGATTAACGAGATGTTCGTTTTGATCGACTCTGTGAATGAATCCTTAGGACCACGTATAACAACCTCTGATGAAGGCTCTTCTATCCCTCTAACTTTTCCGCCGGTCGTTCCAAGTTTTAGACCTTTTGTATTTCCTTCAACTAAAAGAACACTGAACCCTGCCAGAAGGGCTTCCACTAGTTCATCATCTGTTTCTACATCCAAAACCCTTCCTAATGCTAGTGCATTTTGTTTGATGTAATGTAAGGCATGGTCCACGGGTACTGGAGAAGATTGTTTATGTGATGACAATGACATCAAGGGTGATAGAATGAACTCATTTAAAATTTGAGGATCGTTCATTTCTTCCAAGAATAATAAGGTTGCCGTAACCTTTTGTTCTAACTCGAATTCAAATTCACGCACGATTAAATCCATGGGGTCACCTAAGAGTGTCTTTACCCGATCTACCATTACATGGAGAATGGGACTAAGTTCACCGACAACCTTTTTTGCCGTTTCTTGACTTTTAGGGGTTTCCATAGAAGTGGTCTTAGACCGAAGAGAAGAAGGATCATCATGCTTTGTATCGGCCAACATATCCGTTAACTTTTTATGAGTTCTAATGATTGGACGTTTTCTTCTATTTCGCATAACCATCCGCCTTTTTACCAAACTTTTCTTAGCATTTGCACAACACGCTTTGGTTATGTAATAAAAGTAACGACAGACGAATTCCTATCCCTTCCTCTTTAAACTTAAGTGCATCTGTTAAGTTTTATCGTTTGAAAAATAGGGGGACATTCATGTTTAACAGTTAACAAGCATTATGACTCTATCGTACACACAAAAAGCCCCTGATCGTTTTCTTAGAAAAAACGATCAGGGGCTCTAACAATTAACAGTATAATGCCAGGGTTCTGTATCCCTGGCTGGAAAAAGGTAACTTAATTATAGCATCTAATTTTCAAAATGCGAATCTTATGAACTGCAAAATGCTAAAAATATATCTTTATGCTCACATAGGATCCCAAGGTTTTTTTACTCCGAACTCTTTGGCCAATTTTTTGCTTTCTTCTCTGCGTTTTTTCCTCGCGATCGCTCGTTCTGGCGCATGCTCGTGCAGCCATTTTTCTTCTTCTGTTTCAGGTATGACTTTTGGCACTGGGGTCGGTTTCCCCTCTTCGTCTAACGCGACAAATGTTAGAAAGGAAACAGCGCAAACTTTTCGTTCTCCAGACAATAAATTT encodes:
- a CDS encoding SOS response-associated peptidase, with the translated sequence MCGRYMLYYEKDVIIDAFNLVNEFDYDQRFNIAPSQKVLSVIKASSGNRAGYMKWGLVPSWAKDPKIGNKLMNARSETVSEKPSFKGSFLQKRCLIPASGFYEWILEDGSTKKQPLQFTLKDKRPFAFAGIWSRWKGEINGQSEERITCSILTKASNSSMEKYHHRMPVMLEPDVGERWLDSSAGKDKLLSILQENNPELIAEQVTLDLNVHRTN
- a CDS encoding GerAB/ArcD/ProY family transporter, whose amino-acid sequence is MKTIKIDIQQYFIIIVLFELGSAILVGLGMDAGRDAWIAILIGMLCGMVLFLGYFYLYKQFPELSLTQYVQILFGKSIGKLLGFLYLMYFMYLAARVLRDFGSLLLSAVFVQTPIIVVNTLMIATIVYVLKLGFEVLVRTGEIIFSLVVLLGIILAVLVLSADLMKYNYLLPVLGQGLLPVLKAAFPVTPTFPFGEMVVFTMLFPYLKTSKKGKALTVGLFAIMLSGMILSITVAMDIAILGGHVATHVYFPLLAAIAKINLGEFIQRLDALVVFTLIIGGFFKISVLFYVAVKATQDIFGVKEEKKLIGPIGIVLILSSIVIAANYVEHITEGLRIVPHFIHIPFQVVLPSLFIIVFLLRRKKLKSFASSPSTSTE
- a CDS encoding Ger(x)C family spore germination protein, translating into MRLLKSCLPLSLCLLFLTGCWDQNELDELSIVMGIGINVDKKGNLIVTYQVVNPTEVAPGITGAGGGKQPVFTVYETTGRNLMEATRKASKQTSRRLFFAHARMLVFSEKMAKDSIYQAVDMISRDPEVRSTIQVVVARDTTPSKLLRTFTAIDKVTSDEVATILKISEKNWGENMQQDINEVLQSIIDEGGEPIINGIKINGDKKLAMTAQNYEVGDPARVQLSGMGVFRDGKLQGWLDGPEARGVLWIKGKLFSSAITVPCRGNENGYSIEIVRSNTELSADTKHNIPTITLDVFPEANIAEANCAVNLEKPSEILNIEGKLNKVIEKEIQSTITASQGFNSDVLGFGELLYRENPRKWRNDYKQNYKEIFPKLKVKVNVDSRIRRSGIRTSPFLFEEKNKREAP
- a CDS encoding spore germination protein, yielding MRNRRKRPIIRTHKKLTDMLADTKHDDPSSLRSKTTSMETPKSQETAKKVVGELSPILHVMVDRVKTLLGDPMDLIVREFEFELEQKVTATLLFLEEMNDPQILNEFILSPLMSLSSHKQSSPVPVDHALHYIKQNALALGRVLDVETDDELVEALLAGFSVLLVEGNTKGLKLGTTGGKVRGIEEPSSEVVIRGPKDSFTESIKTNISLIRRRVRSKDIRIEKYKIGEVTHTDVAIVYLENIANPLLVKEIKERIEEVKTDGLLESGQLEEFIQDETVTVFPQFLNTERPDVVIGNLLEGRVGIIINGTPFVLIAPAQFIQFFQSSEDYYMRYDISTFLRLLRFSVFIISLIAPSIYIALTTFHQAMIPTTLLFGIAAQREGVPFPAIAEALIMEITFEILREAGIRMPRAVGVAVSIVGALVLGQAAVQAGLVSPAMVIVVGITAVASFAIPSFAVATSARLLRFPLMLISSVFGFYGLTLALIVIIAHLTSLRSFGYPYLSPFAPIQTQDLKDSLFRFPITNLFKRPEKLSKQNQTRTQPYSVKKKREEETTR